CCTGGTGGAAGATGGTTCGTGCAGCGCGGGCGGCGTCAATTTCCAGTCTGGCGTGCCGCTCTTGGGCGAACTGACCTACAATGGCGGCCCGCGAGTCGGCGTCGCTGGCGATCAGCCGTTGTTGACCCAGGCGCCGCTGGCGGGCAGCCCATTGCTGGACGCCGGTGACGCGGACGCCTGTCCCGCCGCTGACCAGCGCGATCTGGCGCGGCCCCAGGGCGCAGCCTGCGACGTCGGCGCGTATGAGCGCGGCCCGCTGCACCTGAATCTGGCCGTCTCGCCCGCCGCTAACGCGCCCTATCACGGCCTGATGACCTATACCCTCATGCTGACCAACAGCAGCGTAGCCGCCGATCCGGCGGTCTTTCTCACACAGACCTTACCGGCTGGCGTGGTCCTTGCGCAGTGGGTCATCTCGCCCACCAACACGACGCTCAACGGCAACCAGGTATTCTGGCAGGGCAGTATGGACAGCGGCGAAACGTTGACCTGGGTATTGGCGCTGCGCAATGTGGGCGCGCTCAACCAGCCCGGCGACTATGGCGATACGCTGCTCAGTACCGCCCAGGTCAGCAGCGCGGCCAACCTGACAACCTGGGCGCAAGCGGCGACGACGGTGGAATGCAGCGCGCCGCTGCGCGTGGACGCCCTGCGCGGCAACGGCCCCTGCTCCCTGCGGCAAGTCCTGGCCGCGGCCCCCACTGGCGCGGTCGTTGATTTCCGGCCAGACCTGGCCGGGCAGACCATCACCCTTTTGTACGACTCGCCCTTCCCCTGGACGGTCTCAGAACCCACGCTGGTCATCACGCGCAATATGACCGTAGACGCTACCGCCTTGACCGCTCCGGCCACGCTGGACGGCTTCGATCTGCACCGCCTGCTGTGGATCCCCAGCGGGCGCGTCACGCTGGCGGGGTTGACCCTGGCACGCGGCAGCGCGATGACCAGCACGCAGTCAGCTTCCAACGGCGTCGTCTTGAATCCTATCTGTGCGCATTTCGATGATGGGAACAGCTATCCCTGCGGCGGCGCGCTGCGGGTGGATGCGGGGGCGGTGGTGACGCTGACCCACAGCGCCGTGATGAGCAGCACCGCCGTCAAGGGCGGCGGCATCAGCGCCTCTGGCGAGCTGAACGTCATAAACTCGCTGATTGCCGGCAATACCAGCCGTTTCTGTAATCGTCGGGCTTGTGGCGGCGGCATTCTTGTGGCTATACAAGGCCATACCTCCACCCGAGGCTCGCTCAACCTCGTTGACAGTATTGTCAGCCAGAACGTGGTGACCGAGATGATCGCCGCCAGTTCTCTGGTGGGCGGCGGTGGCATTGGCGTAAGCTTCGCTAGCGGGGCGACGATCAGCCGCAGCCTGATTGCAAACAATGTGACTCAGTGGGGCGGCGGCGGCATTGGCCTTTATTCCAATGAAAGCCCTATTCTGCTGCTGGTTGTGCAGGACAGCGCTTTCATCGGCAATGGCTCTGACCATGTTGGCGGGTATACCGTCCCCTTTGGGGGTGGGGCCATCCATGCGGAGTACACGAATGGTCCCATCACGATCACCAACAGCACCTTTGCCGAGAATTGGGGACAGGGGGGTCCGAGCAACGGATTGAGGTTGAAAAACTTTGGCACGACGTTCCTGGCCCACAACATATTCGCCGATGGCGCGAGCAGTCTTTTCCACCCCTCTATAAATTATGAAAACGTCTTGACGCTGCACAACAACATCATCAGCGGTACGTGTTTCTTGGAGGAGCCGAACACGACGAACATCCACACGCTGGCCACGGATAGCTCCTGCAACACCGTCGGCTCAGTTGGCTTCCTCGCCGCCGCTCCCCGGCTTGGCCTATTGGGCGATCACGGCGGCCCGCGTATCGGGCCTAATGAAGACGTCGCTCTGCCCACACTGGCCTTGCTGCCCGATTCGCCGGCGATAGACGAGGCGGATGTGGCCGCTTGCCTGCCCGCCGACCCGCGCGGCTTGTCCCGCACGGCCGACCTGGGCTGCGACATCGGCGCGTTTGAGATGCAGTATGATGACGGCGATACGGTGATGCGGCCGGTGATGACCAATACCTTGACGACCTTTGGCCCGGCGCTGGCGGGTGTGCAGCGGGATGGGGCGCTTACCGATCCAGGGGTGATCACGGTGACGAAGCGGGTTGAGTGGGCGAGCCAGGGGCCGGAATCTATCGGCGCCTGGTGGGAGATTACGCCGACGGTGACGGAAGGGTTTAGCCTGACGCTGCAACTTTGCTATACGGCAGCGGAGTTGGGTGGGTTGGATGAAAGCGCCCTGCGCTTCTCGCGTTGGCGCGACGGGAGTTGGAGGCAAGTTGGCGATGCGCCGACGCTGACGACGGTGAACGGTTATAGCTGCGCGACGATAAGCGGAGTGGATGGGTTGAGTATCTGGACGCTGGCGACGGCGGAGCCAACGGCCGTTTCTCTCTCCTCCTTCTCGGCATCCAGCCCGGTTGGTTGGATTGGGTTGTTGGTGGGGGTGATGGGGGTGGGGGGAACGGCCGTTTTGCGGCGGCGCCGTTTATCCCGGTGTACCGCCAGGCACCCCGAACTCTGAGAACTACTGTAGCAAAAGGAAGAAATCGTGCGCAGCCAGGCAAACCAGGCAGGAGACACCACTGAGCACACAGGCAGAAAGACTCGTACTATAGCTTTTCAGAAAAAGATTTTGAGTTGCTTGGCAAAAAAGTGGCTGATGTGTCTAATCTGTATCTATGGGGATCAGAATACGTTTGGAAACAGAAACACGCAAACAGGTCATCAAACGTCTGCAAAACAGTTATCAGAAAGGGCAGACACGGCTTATCAAACGAATCCATGCGCTGTTGGCGGTAGCGGAGGGCCGAACCACAGCGGAAGTAGCCGGGATGTTCGCTTTGAGCGAAGAATGTGTGCGTAATTACATTCGCGCGTTTCTGAAACGCGGTGTGGAAAGCTTGCACTATCACCGCCCGCCGGGACGACCAGCCAAATTAACGAAGAATCAGCGCAAGAAACTGGCAACGTTCATCGAGGCTGGGCCAGAAGAGGCGGGCTATGATTGTGGTTGCTGGAACACAGTTCTGCTCCAAGACCTGATCGAGAAAGAGTTTCAGATTACCTACAATTTGCACTACATCGCTGAATTGTTAAAGAATATGGGTTTCTCCTATCAGAAGGCTCGTTTTGTCTCTGATCATCTGGATAATGTTGGCGAAGCCCAGAGGACCTGGATGACCCAGACTTGGCCAGAAATCAAACGCCTCGCTCAAGCCAAAGGAGGGATGATACTTTTCGGAGACGAGGCCAGTTTCGCCCAATGGGGAACCCTCAGTTACACCTGGGCGAGACGTGGGGAACAACCCACCGTCAAAACCAGCGGACGGCGCAAGGCGTACAAGGTTTTTGGCCTCATTGATTATTTGTCAGGACGTTTCTTTTACAAGGGGATAACAGACAAATTCAATAGCACCAGCTATCAGACGTTCCTGCTGGAGGTCCTGGAGCAAACGACCAAACATCTCATTTTGATTCAAGATGGGGCACGCTATCACGCCAGCAAAGTGATGCAAGAGTTCTTTCAACAACACAGCAGTTCTCAATCTGAAATTAAATGAAAGAATCAAGGGGATAACTCCAACCCATCTATCATAAAAGCAAACAAGGCATCCCAACTATCGAAAACGATATAGCGAGTTAAGGCTTTGAGATCATTGAAAAAAGTGCGCCGTACAACTAACGTATCTCGTAAGAGACGATAAGCCTTGTTGAGCAAGTGCTGGGCTGTATGAGTCAGAAAAGCCAGAATATTGAGCGAGAAAAAGACATTAGACAAATGATTCAGCCCATGACCAAAATTGTGTTCTAGATTGTAACCTTTGGTCTTGAGGACATTGATGTTTTCATTTTCAACCTTCCAGCGTGTACGCCCCTCTTAGCTAAAGAAGTCACATTCTTGAGCGTGACCTGATGGCTGGTAATCCAAGCATTATGAAAGATCTGTTCGCCAGTGCCTTCATGGGTAATGGTTAACTCTAACCAGTTGACCAACATAGCATCCTCGCCCGCCCGTAAGGGTATCTGGTTGACAAAGCGATAGGACCAGATTTCCCCATGTCGGCCATTCCAAAAGCGTTCTTGCATGGTCTCTAAACCCGCGACACCAGCCAGAGAGTCTACCCATTGATAAAGGGTGGGATGGGAATCAGGTTTGCAGACAAAGATAAAGAATTGTTGATAGGTTTGGTCAATTAACTGACACAGCGGCTGGTTAGCGTACAAATCATCACCCAGAAAGGTCACACTTTGGGCCTCAAACTGACCCTGATGCTGCCTTAACCAGCGCTTAACTGCAGCTCGTTCACAATCTTGCTTCTCATGTCCATCTTGAGGCACAATAAACTCTGGTGGTAGTGATAGGACATGGGGCGAATCAGGTTTGACGATGACGGGCATAATGGCACTGTGATAATAGTGGGTTGTGCCGTTGCGGTCTTGGCGTGTGCTACACTTATCACAATGGATTTTCTCTGAGGAATGAAAGACAACTCCATCAAAGGGGATCAGATAAGTGCTTTTATAATCCTGAAAGTTCACCAAACAACCACTTTGCTTTAATTCCCCATGAATCCAAGAGAAATCTCCATGAAAGTGGTCAGGTGTCACTGGGTCTAGCAAGTTTCGTATCTGATTGTCACTGGGTATCTTGCTGACGCCAAACAAAGTTCCTGCGTTGTCTTGACCTTTACGTTGGTTCATATCCCGCTGGTGGGCTAAAAATGAAGCGGATTGCATAAAAAAAAGACGCTGTAGGCTGACAACGCAGCATCGGCTACCTCGTATTTAGTGTTGTTATTGGGTTTCCGGTAGTCTGGCAACTTGCGCCAGGATTCTTGAAAATGTTCCATGATTTTATCTAGTGATAGTGCGTGGCTCATGTTTTCTCCTTTGGGCAAATGCCTGACACTATCACTTTTTGCCCTTCATGTCACTAGTTTTTCAGATTGAGAACTGCTGTCCGAAGACCTGGCCTATTGTTTACGTGAGGTAGCACGTTACAATGAATTGCCGGTCATTATACTTGATGTGGAGTACGCCAATCTGCAACAACATACCCCGTCAGATATAAATCTCAAAGTGACGAACAAAGGATTTGGCGTTGCGGCGCATCTGACAATTAAGGCGCAAAGCAGCAACGAGCAATTTGCTGGCGGGATCACTTGCACGCAATTGATAGCCCGTATTGCCCCTGAAGAAGAGCGAGTGCTCCCCTTATCGGTCAGTCCGCTTCAATATGGCCCAGACGTGCCTCTCCATCTTACAGTTTCTTATGCTGATGGTCAGGAACGGCTACATGAAGAAGAGCAAACCATTCTGGTTTTGGTGGATCAAACGCCCGAACCTGTGGGTGAGAGCCAGATACTCACGAATGTTTTAGGCCATCTTGCCGATGAAAAGAGCCAGCGCAAAGAGGTTTATGAGCGGAAAGAATACCGGTTATTCTTTAATTGCCGGGAATCCTTGAGCGTCAGCGAGTTGCGTGAGATTTGCTTTGCTATGGATATTGAGCATGAAAATTTTCCGCAAACCAAAAGCGACTTTGTCTTAGAGTTGATCCGATATGTCTCGCGTCGTGATCGCATGGACGACTTTCGTCAATGGTGCGGTCGCATCAATCCATCGGTGGATTGGTGAATATCGTGATTTTCTCCTAAGATGGGGGTTTTTGATAACAATCTTCTTAGGATGATTATCGCGGCAAAAGCACATCCAAACAATTGCGTTGCCCGTTTCTCTTTGTCTCTGGAATCTGTGTACAGAACGGCCGTTTGCTGATTCAAGCCCAGGCAACAACCGTTAGAGAGGCTTGACTTGCCCCTCGTAGTGTTGTGTCCGGCCGATGCCAACCAATCCCACTTCCTGTCCATACGGTTGCAATATGTACGGTTAGTTGAGGGCCGAAAAAGCGAGAAGTCGCGAGGGCCAACGGCCGTTTGGGAAGCCAAAAATATAGCTGGCAAACGGCCGTTTGGCGAGCATCCATCGCGGAAGACAACGGTTGTTGCCTCAGCACATCCCGGATCTGGTGGCAACTGTTAGACAAAGCAACTGCGCCGCAATCTCGCCTCAGCGCCGTAGGCAGACAGATCTATTCGCGACAATGGGAACCACGCCAAGTTAGATAGATTATTTTTTTGATTCAATGCGGATATCTATATCTGCCGCCTTGGAAACATACCCTTCTTCTCATTTGTCTATTTCAGAAAAGCGTCAAGAGAAGCTTGTTTAAGGCAGCGAAACGGGCAGGCCCAAATATGCCCGCAGTTGCTGTTCCAGAATCGCGCTGATCGGCCGCCGCTCTCGAACCTTACAGGTAATGAGTTCGATCCAAATCTGTTGGTCTAAATAAATAGAGCGCTGCCGACCCGATCCGGACATTAATAGGATTGGCTGCTCAACGACAATTAGAAATGCCCATCAACGACAATTAGAAATGCCCATACCGTTCCCATAAAAACACGCCCCGACAAGCCGTCAGCCAGCCTGCCAACCACCACCATAGGCCCTCCTTAATGCTTCCCATCTGTCACCATATCTCATTGAGCCACCGCCGTTTCCTCCAACCGCGCCAGCGTCACCCGCCGACTTACCAACATACCGCTTGTACAAAACGCCATGCACCCGGCGATAGGCATACCACAGTCCCATCTGCCGCCGCCGCTCCTTGCGGAAAGACACAGGTCCATACAACGGGGCCATGCCCGCGACACAGATTGCGCCGCTGTCCACTGCAATAGCGGAAGGCCGACGCCGTTTCCAACCAGGCAAACCAGGGTGACTCCACCGAGCACACAGGCACGGGTCCGGGATAACAGAACAAGAGTTGGTCACGGATTTCTGGCGTCATTTTTGCCACGATTTTCTCCCCATGAAAAGTTACCCTACGCCCACCTCTGGTCGCAGCGCCGCCTGACTCCGTTGCGCCTCTTCCATGCGCATACTCTGGATGTCTCGCCCAAACTCAATGATGATGCTATGATGCACCACCCGGTCTGTGGCAGACGCCAAGTCAACATGGGTCCTTGAGATATCTTGTCCCACTCCGAAAGACCAGGTTGGAGGTAATCACCAGACTGTGCCGCTCATACCGCCTTCTCAAAAGGTGAACAACACCTCCATCTCTTCCCGACTCTGCTGCACATAGCCAATATCATCCAGAATGACCACCTCCAAACCGGTCTAAACGCCGGTCCAGTTCGCGTTCCAGTTCATATTCCTGAACCCAGCCCGCAGCAGCCGCCCCACCACCTTGAAGGTCGGCGTAAACAGCGCGAACCAAGGCCGTTTTCCACCAACAGAGCCCCACGGCCGCCGCCAGATGCGTTTTGCCTGTGCCCGGTAAACCAAAGCACAACACATTCTGGGCCTGATTGACAAGTCCCCGGCCTGCAAATAGGTAACTGCCGCCGGATGCGCAGCGGCAAGCGGCCTTCGTCAAAACGGCAACCGTTTCCCGGCGGCAGCTTCGACTCCAGCCGCAGACGCTCAATGCGCCGCTGCTGCCGCGTCGCCACCTCCTGGTCTCTCAACAAGTGGGATAAAGCATCCAGCGGCCAGTTATCCCGTTCCGCGCAGCGCATCCTCCCTGCCGCTGCTGCCATCGTCGGCAGCCGCCGCCCGGCTGACAACAGCCGCACGCATCTCGCCTGATTCATGCCCGTCGTCATGCGCCACCGCCTAGCGCGCCAGCCACCCGCTCAGCGCGCCACCGCTCAGCGCGCCACCGCCCAGCGCGCCACCGCTCAGCGCGCCACCGCTCAGCGCGCCACCGCCGACCAACAACTGGTCGTACAGGCGCAATTCCACCACCGGCTGCGTCAGCGCCGGCACGACCGACGTTTCCACACGCAGGAGTTCGGCCACATCCACCTCGCTCCACGTCTGACCGGTGGTCAGCAGCAGTTCAAAGCCGCCGCCAGTCACACCCTCCAGATGACGCGCCGCCAGATGCAGAATTCGGCAATAAGCAAATCGGCCCGGCATGGCGCATACTGCCGGTCCAGCGCCTCCCACGCCTGCCGAAAGACGAGCGAGGGAACAAATCGTCCCGATACCGGTAGCGGCGAAAGCCCCGGTTTGCGCAGCAAGCTGTCAATGACATGGCGGTAATTCACCTTGGTGGACCTCATTGCCAATGAGGCCGGGCGAAGCGGTCTACCAGTTGACCGGCGTAATAAATCTCCAACGACCACTCATGGATAACCACCGTCACCATTTTGCCGATGAGCGACGTGGGCACAGAATAAGTCTTCTCCAGCACTCGAATGAGGCTGCCCTGACTGACGCGCAGCCGCAGTTTGCTGTGGTTGGCCCAGCGGCGTGGCCGACAACGGCCGCATCACCGCCAATTCTTCGCGCAATCGCATCTCGCGCCGTTTGTTGCGCTTGTCCATGATGTCAAACCAAAAGGTCTCATACACCGCCAGGCTGGCGAAATCGCGGTCTGCCACGCAGCAACAACTGCTGCGCCACCGACTGTTTTAGCTTGCCGTTGCTCGATTCCACATCCCCATTCTCGTCAGACGCACCCAGATGAATCGTCTGCGGCGTCAGGCCATAGTGGGCCAGCAGCGCCAGATACTCATCGGTGTACGGCCGTTCGCGTCCTCTTCATCACTGCGCAAGCGGCGGGTTGCCGCCGAACTGTTGTCTGTCTGGACAATTTGCGGCACATAGCCCAATTTCAGCAATGCGCTTTGTAAGCCCAGGCGCACCGCGCTCAACGATTCCGACTGCGCCACACGCCCCCATTCCCAGTTGGAATAAGGCAGGACGCTGTGGATGAGCATGTGTTTGAACGGTTGTCCCTCCAGCGTCACCTCTAGTTCGGTCATCCAGGTGCCGTCCAACTGCATCATCTCGCCTGGCTCCCGTATCTGGTCCAGACTGGCCGTTTGCTCTCGGTTCAGCGCCCGCCAGGTCGTGACACGTCGTTGCAGGGTACGCAGTTGACCCTCCTGGTATTTGCCCGGCTGCTGTTCGCACAGCCAGTCGAACAATGTCTTGGCTTCACCAGGCCCGGCCAGCATTTTTCTCTAACATCGGCCACTCAGCAGCAAAAGCATCCGGTCGGGTCTTGTACGTCCGCGCCTTCTCTAGTTGACGGGGCAGCAAACCCGACTGCTCGTATTTGCTGACTGTTTTGCGGCTGCAGATTGGCTTTGGCCGCCGCCTGTTCCTGATTCTTCCCTTTTTCGTTCACGCATAGCAATCCCTCACTTGTGCGTCGGTGGCTGTCATTGCTTTACTCCTTACATAAATGTCAGGAGTTTAGCCGCAGTCACGTTGACGCCTAAATGGGCATTTCTAATTGTCGTCAGTGGGTAATTCTAATTGTCGTTGGCCGGATTGGCGGCTTATCTTCTGCGGATAAACCCACATAGTGGCGTAAGACGTAGTCACAAACCTCGCTGGCTGTTTTCTGTTCCAGCGTCGCCTGGATGAGCGTTTCACTCCACACTTCATCAGGCAGCACCACTTTATGCTCTGCACGTTGGCTGTTGTCATCCGGCTTTCCTCCTACAGCAATCGCTTTTGGCTGGCTGCTCAAAAATCGTGGGGACAGGCGCACCGGTCCGGATAGGCGGACAAACCAATCGCAGATAGCGCTTGACGGTATCAAAGTTTGCTTCTGGGATAAGCTGGTAGGAAGGTACCTGGAACTGCCGTTTGACCTCGGCGTGAACCGTGGCTTCGTTACCTTTTTGCTTGCGTTTGAGAACCCGCGCCACAATTGCCACCATATCGGCATAATCTTTCATCTGCTGCGGGTTTAGAATCACCAGTTCCTGTAATCGGGCTTCAAGCCGAGACACGTTCTTCCAGAGTTCCTAACTGGGTGCTATGCCCTAAACGCGAGATCGTGGGTTTGCAGATGTCCGCTGCAGATTGGCCGCTTCGTCCATAAGACGCGATATTCTTGTTGAGCTCGCGCAGACTGGCGCATCCATTTCCGCCAACATATCGTCTGGCAGAATTTCGCGCCGAAATGCAGCCCAGGCAACATCGGCGAAGTCGCGTTGGAATTGGTTCAACACGCTCCCGTTTTCTTTCGTCAGGAATCCGGTTGGTTTGAATAGTGCCCAGCCAAAGCGGGCCAGCAGGCGCAGGCAGATCGTGTCTCGCTCCGCGCCGCCTCATCGCCATAGTTCCACATGATGCAATTGACCAGGGCATTGCCGCCTAACTGTTCGCGGATTCGCCGGATTTGACCATAGAGCATTAAACCCATGGCATCACACAATGCCGCATGGGCACGTAGAGTTTACGATTCCAACTGGGGCAACGCCGAAATGCCCACTATAAAACTAAGAAAGGAGATTGGTCTATTAGTTTGAGGGTCATTGCGCTCAACTCTCCTTTAGTTCGGTCATCATATCGTTCTATCGTTGTATCGCAAGAATTTGAGCACCGAGACATGACGTTTGCTCTTGGTTCAGCCCCGCCAGGTATGAAACGTCGTTCCAGGGGACGGAGTCGCCCTCCTTTGCCCGGCGCTGTTCCAAAGCCGGTCGAGCGTTTCCTGCTCATCCGACTCCCGCATGACCGGCACTTTTCTAGCAGCGCCTCTCAACTGCCAAAGACCGGTCGGCTCTTGTACGTCTTCTGGTGATGACAGTGTTGGGGCAGCAAAGCCGCCTGTTGGTATTTGCTGACTCTTTACCTCCGCTGGCAATTGGGAACATGTGGTCACCTTCCTGAAGCTCACCTTTGACGTAAAATAGCAATCCTCACTTGAGCGATACGGTTGCTGTCAGTAGCTTCGCTACTCGTGTTGGGGTTCCAGTATAAGCCGCTCTTCTTTTGGCCCAATAAACCCAATCTCCATAATTGGACTCTTGCTGCCTTTCACCTCTGACTTGTCGTTGGCCGGGTGTTTCGAAATGCCGGTAAAGCGGCAGACCAACAGGCGCGGCAAAGAGCCAAGTTCCCCGTTCAGGATGCCAATATTTACGGGCAATCCATTTCCAGGATTTAGATGGGTGGCGACCCTTTTGCCCAGCGGCGAAGCTTGACAAAGGTGAGATGTGCCAGTTTGGAAAAGGCATCTTTTGAAGCAACCGTGGCAAAGTAGGCAGTCCAGCCGCGTGTAGTTTTGTTGAGTTGGCTGATGAGCTGTGCCTGTGGTGTGAATGGGTGCGCCTCGATAATGCGCTTAACCTCCTGGTAGTGCCGTTGCATCGCGTTCTTATTGGGTTTAATAATGGTCTTGAAGCCAAGTGGCAAGTTGGGCGGATACCCCGTTTTCCCGGAGCGATTCTTACCCGCCGGGTATTGACGCACATGAAATCCGAGGAAATCGAACCCAACCTTGCCTTCATGCTGGTGAAATGTATGGGTGATGCATGTTTTGCTTGGTTTCAATTCCAGCCCCATCCCAGCTAACCATGCTGACACTGTTTCCTTTGCTTGCTCAATGACGGGTAGGTCTTTGTGCAATACCACCAAATCATCGGCATAACGAATTAATCGCGCCTGTGGGTGTGCTTTCGAGACGGCCGTTTCCAGACCGTGTAAAGCGATGTTGGCTAACAGTGGCGAAATGACCCCCACCCTGAGGCGAACCGGCGGGTGTGGGAAAAGCTGGTCTTCTTCCATGACCCCAGCTTTGAGCCAGGCTCGGATGGAACGGCGAAGGGCAGGGAAAAGTTCCAGTTTTGCCAGCAGTGCGGCATGGCTAATGCGGTCGAAGCATTGGGCGATGTCTGCATCGAGGACATATTTTGCTTTGAGGCAGATAGATTGAAAGATGGCTTCAATAGCATCATGGGCGGAGCGTCCTGGCCGGAATCCGTAACTGTTTGGTTCAAAGCGAGCTTCCCATTCGGGTTCCAGGGCAAGCTTGGCAAGGCTTGCTCAGCTCGGTCGCGTATGGTGGGGATACCCAAGGGGCGCATCTCCGTTTTACCTGGTTTAGGAATCCATACGCGCCGCACGGGGGCGGGCTTTCTGTCGAAGTTTCAGCGTTTGCGCCAGATACAATCGTTGCTTGGGTGAAAGGCGTTTGACGCCATCAATGCCGGCAGTATTCTTGCCGCGATTGTCTTGCGTAACCCGTCTGACAGCGAGACACCGAGCGTGCCAAGAGTTAATTAAGAGCCTTTGGAGCTTGTGGATTGTTTTTCTGTCATCCTCAATTGAGGCTTGGTAAATACGCTTTTGGAGCTTGAAAACCGACCGCTCGAATTTCTTCCAGGGCAGGTCTTTCCATTCATACATCGGTTGTTGTACCGTGTTCATAACCTGTTTACTCCTACTTGTGTCCTTACCTTCCAATCATGCGTCCCCACGTCTGCCTATCCGGGGCATTACCCCCGGCTTTTGCTTCTTGGGGAATCCTTCCCCGACCGGCATCCGGTTGGCGCCTGCTCAGTCCGGCTGAGAGCAC
Above is a genomic segment from Candidatus Leptovillus gracilis containing:
- a CDS encoding IS630 family transposase — its product is METETRKQVIKRLQNSYQKGQTRLIKRIHALLAVAEGRTTAEVAGMFALSEECVRNYIRAFLKRGVESLHYHRPPGRPAKLTKNQRKKLATFIEAGPEEAGYDCGCWNTVLLQDLIEKEFQITYNLHYIAELLKNMGFSYQKARFVSDHLDNVGEAQRTWMTQTWPEIKRLAQAKGGMILFGDEASFAQWGTLSYTWARRGEQPTVKTSGRRKAYKVFGLIDYLSGRFFYKGITDKFNSTSYQTFLLEVLEQTTKHLILIQDGARYHASKVMQEFFQQHSSSQSEIK
- a CDS encoding ATP-binding protein is translated as MTKAACRCASGGSYLFAGRGLVNQAQNVLCFGLPGTGKTHLAAAVGLCWWKTALVRAVYADLQGGGAAAAGWVQEYELERELDRRLDRFGGGHSG